The following proteins are encoded in a genomic region of Gimesia algae:
- a CDS encoding helix-turn-helix transcriptional regulator, with translation MVAGRIHRLLRLIALLQSGRIYNSAQLASECEVSRRTVFRDLKTLQESGIYVLYDDEKQGYSLPWRTIVPFKDLTFEEVLALFVLSQDLDKTIVGLPLNGSARSASAKILSSLPDALHDKVIEAAQSISIWLTPCNPAMRNELHYKTLLKAVTSKQNVRLHYECPREQKTVSTMLSPYHMLYSNREWFVVGRSSVDRGIKVFPILNILKSELLEESFKKPSRFKLERYLGNTWDPVRQSPRTMPVKIRFQSSAAQIVSHISWDPSQEIRKLKGGAIEFRASVDDLEQITGWLLSFGSQAEVISPPSLRKLVKTRISEMTQIYSKNSSRN, from the coding sequence ATGGTGGCTGGACGAATTCATCGTCTTCTGAGACTGATTGCGCTATTACAGTCGGGACGTATTTACAACTCTGCACAACTTGCCAGCGAATGTGAAGTCAGTCGCAGGACCGTCTTCCGAGACCTGAAAACACTTCAGGAATCGGGAATCTACGTCCTGTACGATGATGAAAAACAGGGGTATTCGCTTCCCTGGAGAACCATCGTTCCGTTCAAAGACCTCACTTTCGAAGAAGTCCTTGCGCTGTTTGTGCTCAGCCAGGACCTCGACAAAACCATCGTGGGTTTGCCTCTGAATGGCAGCGCCCGCTCCGCTTCTGCCAAAATCCTGAGCAGTTTACCCGACGCATTGCACGATAAAGTGATCGAGGCGGCCCAGTCCATCTCGATCTGGCTGACTCCCTGCAACCCGGCGATGCGGAACGAATTACATTATAAAACCCTGCTTAAAGCAGTCACATCAAAACAAAACGTGCGTTTACATTATGAATGCCCGAGAGAACAAAAGACGGTCTCCACCATGCTGAGCCCGTATCATATGTTGTATTCGAATCGCGAGTGGTTCGTAGTGGGACGCTCCTCTGTCGATCGAGGTATTAAAGTATTTCCGATTCTGAATATTTTAAAATCTGAACTGCTGGAAGAATCATTCAAAAAACCATCCCGCTTTAAACTCGAACGTTATCTCGGCAATACCTGGGATCCCGTGAGGCAGTCACCCAGGACCATGCCTGTGAAAATTCGCTTTCAAAGCAGTGCCGCTCAAATTGTCTCCCATATCAGCTGGGATCCGTCACAGGAAATTCGAAAACTCAAGGGGGGGGCAATCGAATTCCGGGCAAGCGTGGATGACCTGGAACAGATAACCGGCTGGCTGCTGAGCTTTGGAAGTCAGGCCGAAGTGATCTCACCCCCCTCACTGCGAAAACTGGTCAAAACCCGTATCTCGGAAATGACACAAATTTACAGTAAGAACTCAAGCCGAAACTGA
- the hisI gene encoding phosphoribosyl-AMP cyclohydrolase — protein MSEGIQFAARTTVEQVEEGNELAPKFDQDGLIPVVTTDYTSGELLMHAYMNEEALKKTIELGEAVYWSRSRQVLWHKGATSGLVQKVKALLIDDDQDTIWLRVDVMGGGASCHVGYRSCFYRRVPVGEETKEKGLSLEFTETEKVFDPKDVYGDAPNPTKL, from the coding sequence ATGTCAGAAGGTATTCAATTCGCTGCACGCACAACCGTCGAGCAGGTGGAAGAAGGAAATGAACTGGCCCCCAAATTTGATCAGGACGGTTTGATTCCTGTAGTAACGACCGACTATACGTCGGGCGAACTGCTCATGCATGCTTATATGAATGAGGAAGCGCTCAAGAAAACCATCGAACTGGGTGAAGCCGTTTACTGGAGCCGCAGCCGTCAGGTACTCTGGCACAAAGGTGCCACCAGTGGACTGGTTCAAAAAGTCAAAGCACTATTGATTGACGACGACCAGGATACCATCTGGTTACGCGTCGATGTCATGGGTGGCGGAGCCAGCTGTCACGTTGGATACCGTTCCTGTTTCTACCGCCGTGTGCCCGTTGGAGAAGAAACAAAAGAAAAGGGTCTGTCGCTCGAGTTCACTGAAACAGAAAAAGTATTCGACCCGAAAGATGTCTATGGAGACGCTCCGAATCCAACAAAACTGTAA
- a CDS encoding 6-pyruvoyl trahydropterin synthase family protein, which produces MGMTIMRRIKFNAGHRLFRHEGKCQFFHGHNYVADFYVTGPDTDAVGRIIDFAHLKSLLKGWIDENWDHGFLLNIEDENGLNAIRMVEPTKYFVLPYNPTAENMARYLLDEVCPSLLNDLGVQAVKVVIWETEESCAEATVDQKDKSEHSLLDAFQTDSFPTGLHW; this is translated from the coding sequence ATGGGTATGACAATCATGCGGCGGATCAAGTTTAATGCGGGTCACCGCTTATTCCGCCATGAAGGGAAATGCCAGTTTTTTCATGGTCACAACTATGTTGCCGACTTTTATGTCACCGGTCCCGATACGGACGCGGTCGGACGCATCATCGACTTTGCGCACCTCAAAAGCCTGCTCAAAGGCTGGATCGATGAGAACTGGGATCACGGCTTCCTGCTCAACATCGAAGACGAGAACGGCTTAAACGCCATCCGGATGGTCGAGCCCACCAAGTACTTCGTACTGCCATACAATCCCACTGCGGAAAACATGGCCCGCTATTTACTGGATGAAGTCTGTCCGAGCCTGCTCAACGATCTGGGAGTCCAGGCGGTCAAAGTCGTCATCTGGGAAACGGAAGAATCGTGTGCCGAAGCAACCGTCGATCAGAAAGACAAATCTGAACACAGCCTGCTCGATGCGTTTCAGACCGATTCGTTTCCGACCGGCCTGCACTGGTAA
- the rpsR gene encoding 30S ribosomal protein S18, whose translation MSVGLSRKEIVKRRKKRARLKKKLKCRFCPDGNIPRPVYVDYKDLRTLRSLLDREGRILPRRRTGTSALYQRAVRKAVLRARFIGLLPYVAED comes from the coding sequence ATGTCAGTCGGTTTATCACGTAAAGAGATTGTCAAACGGCGGAAAAAACGAGCTCGTCTGAAAAAGAAGCTCAAATGTCGGTTCTGCCCGGATGGTAACATCCCACGTCCCGTCTATGTCGATTACAAGGATCTGAGAACCCTGCGTTCTCTCCTGGATCGTGAAGGACGTATTCTGCCTCGTCGTCGCACTGGCACCTCAGCCCTGTATCAGCGTGCTGTGCGTAAAGCTGTGCTGCGAGCCCGCTTCATCGGTCTGCTGCCTTACGTTGCAGAAGACTAA
- the rpsN gene encoding 30S ribosomal protein S14 codes for MASKSKIEKQKRNAKLVEKYAAVRAELVAKGDYEGLAKLPRSSSKTRLRRLCQLTGRPRGNYRKFQISRIALRDMALDGLIPGMKKSSW; via the coding sequence ATGGCTTCCAAATCGAAGATTGAAAAACAGAAACGAAACGCAAAACTGGTTGAAAAGTACGCCGCTGTACGGGCTGAACTGGTTGCCAAAGGTGATTACGAAGGGCTTGCTAAACTGCCTCGTAGTTCCAGCAAAACCCGTCTCCGTCGTCTGTGTCAGCTGACCGGACGTCCCCGTGGCAACTATCGCAAGTTCCAGATTTCGCGTATCGCTTTGCGGGATATGGCTTTAGATGGCCTGATCCCCGGCATGAAGAAATCAAGCTGGTAA
- a CDS encoding SDR family NAD(P)-dependent oxidoreductase translates to MIDEYSDRWALITGASSGIGLEFAHRLAARGMHLVLTARRKEKLEELAAELLTRHGTKTEVVVLDLSEQDAPARLYEEVKTRGVQVELLINNAGFSVVSDIASTNQERVMQMVRLNIGALTELTYCYLPEMMKRGHGGIINIASVAAFQPVAYMSAYAASKSYVLHFSEGLWAEARDQGVTVTALCPGTTQTEFFDVAGVEGWLKKHRYQTVDQVVKTGIKALEKKRQYSVSGWGNYILSLLVRIATRRTVVVESMKYFRPQPPKEKK, encoded by the coding sequence GTGATAGATGAATATTCTGATCGATGGGCTCTGATTACGGGTGCTTCATCCGGAATCGGCCTTGAGTTTGCGCACAGGCTGGCTGCTCGTGGAATGCATCTGGTGCTGACAGCCCGCCGAAAAGAGAAGCTGGAAGAACTGGCTGCTGAGCTGTTAACCCGTCATGGCACGAAAACAGAAGTGGTTGTACTGGACCTGTCAGAACAGGATGCCCCTGCCCGGCTGTATGAAGAAGTCAAAACACGGGGAGTGCAGGTTGAGTTGCTGATCAACAATGCGGGCTTCAGTGTGGTTTCCGATATCGCGTCAACCAATCAGGAACGGGTGATGCAGATGGTCAGGCTTAATATCGGTGCCCTGACAGAGCTGACCTACTGTTATCTACCCGAGATGATGAAACGGGGGCACGGGGGAATCATCAATATTGCCTCTGTTGCTGCGTTTCAGCCTGTCGCCTACATGTCGGCCTATGCGGCCAGTAAAAGCTATGTGCTGCATTTCAGCGAAGGCTTGTGGGCGGAGGCCCGAGATCAGGGTGTGACGGTGACTGCATTGTGCCCGGGTACAACACAGACGGAATTTTTTGATGTCGCGGGCGTCGAAGGCTGGTTGAAGAAGCATCGCTATCAGACCGTCGATCAGGTGGTCAAAACCGGAATCAAGGCGCTGGAGAAGAAACGCCAGTATTCGGTATCCGGCTGGGGAAACTATATTCTGTCGCTTCTCGTCCGCATTGCAACTCGGCGGACGGTGGTGGTGGAATCGATGAAGTATTTTCGTCCACAGCCCCCCAAAGAGAAAAAATAG
- a CDS encoding NAD(P)H-hydrate epimerase, whose protein sequence is MPPVSRLSRDEVRSVDQRTIEEFGLPGIALMENAGRGVFELLVSLKATGPVKICVGKGNNGGDGFVIARHLDNAGIPVEIYLLADPTELKGDAAINFHVAQCMEIDMQFDPVLNQPEAFRDFLNSADWIVDALLGTGVQGTIREPYSTAISIMNQAPGFKLAVDLPSGLDCDTGLPRGECVFAHQTATFVAEKKGFANPDSRQYTGTIHVLQIGAPRKIVQDLLQKQDSGGN, encoded by the coding sequence ATGCCCCCTGTCAGCAGACTCAGCCGGGACGAAGTACGTAGTGTTGACCAGCGCACCATTGAGGAATTCGGGTTGCCCGGCATTGCACTCATGGAGAACGCGGGCCGCGGTGTGTTTGAACTGCTCGTCTCACTGAAAGCAACAGGCCCCGTAAAGATTTGTGTGGGTAAAGGCAATAATGGCGGCGACGGTTTTGTCATCGCCCGCCATCTCGATAACGCCGGGATCCCTGTCGAAATCTACCTGCTGGCTGATCCCACAGAACTTAAAGGGGACGCCGCCATCAATTTTCACGTGGCGCAATGCATGGAGATCGACATGCAGTTCGATCCCGTCCTGAACCAACCGGAGGCGTTTCGTGATTTCCTCAATTCAGCAGACTGGATCGTTGACGCTCTGCTGGGAACGGGCGTGCAAGGTACTATTCGCGAACCCTACTCAACCGCCATTTCGATCATGAATCAGGCCCCCGGCTTTAAGCTGGCGGTAGATCTGCCCTCAGGCCTTGATTGCGACACCGGTCTGCCACGGGGTGAATGTGTTTTCGCCCATCAGACTGCAACATTCGTCGCCGAAAAAAAAGGTTTCGCCAATCCTGATTCCCGTCAGTACACGGGAACCATTCATGTTCTGCAGATCGGTGCACCACGCAAAATAGTGCAGGATCTCCTGCAAAAACAGGATTCCGGCGGGAATTGA
- a CDS encoding Crp/Fnr family transcriptional regulator: MDKNFWYLKNCDLFERLSQDQIAHVERNSSVRNFARGNMVYLPTESSDSVYLLLSGRIKLYHLTGEGKQALLALIEPGELFGELAILGGGEREEYAEAMLKASILRIPGQIIQDLMEHHATVSLGVTKLMGLRRQRIEQRLKSLLFRSNRDRLTHLLLELAEKYGRFTNEGILINIKLSHQELASIIGSTRETVTVLLGELQDERSIDIQKRHIILRKARYLAHSIDFKLTPAFQSKPDQSGEFVLRGAEA, translated from the coding sequence ATGGACAAAAATTTCTGGTATCTGAAGAACTGCGATCTCTTTGAACGCTTGAGTCAGGATCAGATTGCGCATGTCGAACGTAATTCCTCGGTTCGGAATTTCGCACGTGGAAATATGGTTTACCTCCCTACAGAAAGCAGTGATTCGGTTTACCTGCTCCTGTCCGGAAGAATCAAACTCTATCATCTGACCGGCGAAGGAAAACAAGCCCTGCTGGCATTAATCGAACCGGGTGAACTCTTCGGGGAACTGGCCATTCTGGGTGGAGGCGAACGTGAAGAATATGCGGAAGCCATGCTGAAAGCCTCGATTCTCCGCATTCCCGGCCAGATTATTCAGGATCTTATGGAACATCATGCGACCGTCTCGCTGGGCGTGACCAAGCTGATGGGCTTACGACGACAACGGATCGAGCAGCGGCTCAAATCACTGCTGTTTCGCTCTAACCGCGATCGTCTGACTCATTTACTGCTCGAACTGGCAGAAAAATATGGCCGTTTCACGAATGAAGGGATTCTGATCAACATCAAACTCTCACATCAGGAACTGGCGAGCATTATCGGCAGCACACGGGAAACCGTGACCGTTCTATTGGGTGAACTTCAGGATGAACGCAGCATTGATATCCAGAAGCGACACATTATCTTACGGAAAGCCCGGTATCTTGCACATTCAATTGATTTTAAACTCACACCCGCCTTCCAGTCTAAACCAGATCAGTCGGGTGAATTCGTCCTGAGAGGAGCGGAAGCCTGA
- a CDS encoding anti-sigma factor family protein — protein MNKNNPTQSSAHTDTEWRDCAPGDLCQFVSVMKKRKQISHLITGAEILTVCLVVGLIGFVGMNQMSGSAGTSGDQIAGKKMPGGINCQQALDYANDFIAHRLDTHTQQQMQVHLAHCPKCQKKVDEIEANMHNKPAQLKAARQKQADWEAYVLALNH, from the coding sequence ATGAACAAAAACAACCCAACACAATCCTCAGCTCATACCGATACAGAATGGCGAGACTGCGCACCTGGTGACTTGTGTCAGTTTGTGTCAGTGATGAAGAAACGTAAACAGATCAGTCACCTGATCACCGGTGCCGAGATCCTGACGGTCTGTCTGGTCGTAGGGCTGATCGGCTTTGTCGGCATGAACCAGATGTCGGGCTCTGCCGGTACTTCTGGCGATCAGATTGCCGGGAAAAAAATGCCCGGAGGTATTAACTGCCAGCAGGCACTCGACTATGCGAATGACTTTATCGCACATCGGCTCGATACACATACCCAGCAGCAGATGCAGGTCCATCTCGCCCATTGTCCCAAGTGCCAGAAAAAGGTTGATGAAATCGAAGCAAATATGCACAATAAGCCGGCCCAGCTGAAAGCCGCCAGGCAGAAACAGGCTGACTGGGAAGCGTATGTGCTGGCTTTGAATCACTGA
- the scpB gene encoding SMC-Scp complex subunit ScpB — protein sequence MSVEEEQPANDDSSSNEDDFLAAFAASSQVDEDLDADYERTLEAIEAVERDLELPDEPAVEEAVEQPKSSSTSVKREARIPPRQIIEAALFVGGNPLTTKKLCSLLNDEYSSSYVDDLLDDINRQYNEEARPYEIRMEEGGYRLILRHDFERIRNRVYGFGPKEVKLSQDALEVLALVAYQQPITKDQIIEAGKDKANGILRQLLRRELIAIERTDEKKAEVKYITTARFLQVFGLGNIEELPYSESLSHK from the coding sequence ATGTCTGTGGAAGAAGAACAACCAGCCAACGACGACTCCAGCTCCAATGAAGACGACTTTCTGGCCGCCTTCGCTGCGAGCAGTCAGGTCGATGAAGATCTCGACGCCGATTATGAACGGACGCTGGAAGCCATCGAAGCCGTTGAACGGGATCTGGAACTGCCCGACGAACCTGCCGTCGAAGAAGCTGTTGAGCAACCGAAAAGCAGCAGCACCTCCGTGAAACGGGAAGCCCGCATTCCCCCGCGTCAAATTATCGAAGCGGCCCTGTTTGTCGGGGGTAACCCGCTGACGACCAAGAAGCTCTGCTCGCTGCTCAACGATGAATACTCCTCGTCCTACGTCGACGATTTGCTCGATGATATTAATCGCCAGTATAACGAAGAAGCACGCCCGTACGAGATCCGCATGGAAGAAGGGGGCTACCGCCTGATTCTCCGGCACGATTTCGAACGCATTCGCAACCGCGTGTATGGCTTCGGCCCCAAAGAAGTCAAACTCTCGCAGGATGCCCTCGAGGTCCTGGCGCTGGTCGCCTATCAGCAGCCGATCACTAAAGATCAGATCATCGAAGCCGGCAAAGACAAAGCCAACGGCATCCTCCGCCAGTTGCTCCGCCGCGAACTGATTGCCATCGAACGCACAGATGAGAAAAAAGCGGAAGTCAAATACATCACCACCGCCCGCTTCCTGCAGGTCTTCGGCTTAGGCAACATCGAAGAACTGCCCTACAGCGAATCGTTGAGTCATAAGTAA
- a CDS encoding GNAT family N-acetyltransferase: MGFRVRQIELEDIAGFREALTRVAAERKYLLTVEPPSLENMEAYVRHNIEQNHAQYVAVIEEQIVGWADLIPHVRESVSHVARLGMGVLAEHRGQGIGNRLLERAMAHAWEQGLKRLELEVFADNEVALNLYRKHGYQVEGVKRFARYIDGAYQDIVIMGQYRV, from the coding sequence ATGGGCTTCAGAGTCAGACAAATCGAACTGGAAGACATTGCCGGATTCCGTGAAGCATTAACTCGCGTGGCGGCTGAGAGGAAATACCTGCTGACCGTGGAACCCCCTTCACTGGAGAACATGGAGGCGTACGTCAGACACAACATCGAACAGAATCATGCGCAATATGTGGCAGTGATTGAGGAGCAGATCGTGGGCTGGGCCGATCTCATTCCCCACGTGCGCGAATCCGTCAGTCACGTTGCGCGGCTGGGCATGGGTGTCCTGGCTGAACACCGCGGCCAGGGAATCGGCAACCGTTTACTGGAACGCGCGATGGCGCATGCCTGGGAACAGGGGTTGAAGCGGCTGGAGCTGGAAGTGTTTGCAGATAACGAAGTCGCGCTGAACCTGTATCGCAAACACGGTTATCAGGTGGAAGGTGTGAAGCGGTTCGCGAGATACATCGATGGCGCCTATCAGGATATTGTGATCATGGGTCAGTATCGAGTCTGA
- a CDS encoding NUDIX hydrolase produces MQIRTKVIISLIHGGQVLLSEGFDPIRKFQFYIPVGGGVEFRERLQNAAARELFEELGLKDQTLEFLNFHESIFEFNGVPEHEIMYHYQCRISDSVKAALPAEGIESDGATFKITWFAGEELSSIRKGLVPPTIYDDLCQILLQDD; encoded by the coding sequence ATGCAGATTCGCACGAAGGTCATTATATCGCTGATCCACGGGGGTCAGGTGCTGCTCTCTGAGGGGTTTGATCCCATCAGGAAATTCCAGTTTTATATTCCCGTCGGCGGAGGCGTTGAATTCAGGGAAAGGCTGCAGAATGCCGCTGCGCGGGAGCTGTTTGAAGAGCTGGGGCTGAAAGATCAGACGCTTGAGTTCCTCAATTTTCATGAGTCGATTTTCGAGTTTAATGGGGTTCCCGAACATGAAATCATGTATCATTATCAGTGCCGCATCTCTGATTCTGTGAAAGCTGCCTTGCCGGCCGAAGGGATTGAGTCGGATGGCGCGACCTTTAAGATAACCTGGTTTGCGGGTGAAGAGTTGTCTTCGATACGGAAGGGACTGGTACCGCCGACGATTTACGATGATTTGTGTCAGATTCTGTTACAGGATGATTGA
- a CDS encoding DUF6188 family protein yields the protein MKKKLSYSGRDLLLPIAGATLIAFQETGLTGLVFEDEESVRSLIQLEDELQITDADGSRTLPGTKPGTGFWRADLERLNYLLGCRLTAAVARQDGCLSIEFATGERLEIKSTTGYEAWHFRCPAPNTTSSQHPISVHGDHGRLIVFS from the coding sequence ATGAAAAAAAAGCTCAGCTATAGCGGACGCGATCTACTGCTGCCTATCGCGGGTGCTACACTGATCGCTTTTCAGGAAACCGGACTCACGGGCCTGGTCTTTGAAGACGAAGAATCCGTACGATCACTGATCCAGTTGGAGGACGAACTGCAAATCACCGATGCAGATGGTTCACGCACGCTGCCAGGTACAAAGCCAGGAACCGGTTTCTGGCGCGCGGATCTGGAACGCCTGAATTACCTGCTCGGTTGTCGGCTGACAGCCGCAGTTGCCCGCCAAGATGGTTGTCTGAGTATAGAGTTTGCAACCGGGGAGCGTCTGGAAATAAAATCGACAACCGGTTATGAAGCGTGGCACTTTCGGTGTCCCGCGCCAAATACTACGTCCAGCCAACATCCCATTTCCGTTCATGGAGATCACGGAAGGCTGATCGTTTTTTCCTGA
- a CDS encoding ADP-ribosylglycohydrolase family protein produces MWGAIAGDVIGSYYEHFPTKSTQFYLFREESVFTDDTVLTTAVADWLLNDTDLVKTFHRYVRHYPDAGYGHTFLSWAQLRRRESYQSWGNGSAMRVSPVAYAAETIESCLYLAKQSAEVTHNHQQGIYGAQATAACVFLARTGKTKAEIRDYVEDKFHYDLQRTLEEIRPHYVFDVSCQGSVPESIIAFLESTDFESAIRNAISLGGDADTMACIAGAIAEPFYGGVPEEISQQVLPLLDDRIRNMLQTFHDRFITDSPLKSDRNENDATESH; encoded by the coding sequence ATGTGGGGTGCAATCGCAGGAGATGTGATCGGATCGTATTACGAGCACTTCCCGACCAAGTCGACGCAATTTTATCTCTTCCGGGAGGAGTCTGTATTTACTGATGATACCGTACTGACCACGGCGGTCGCGGACTGGTTATTGAACGATACGGATCTCGTCAAAACATTTCATCGCTATGTGCGACACTATCCGGACGCCGGTTACGGGCATACATTTCTTTCCTGGGCACAGTTGCGCCGACGTGAATCCTATCAGAGTTGGGGAAATGGATCTGCCATGCGTGTCAGCCCGGTTGCGTATGCTGCTGAAACGATAGAAAGCTGTTTGTATCTGGCAAAACAGTCAGCTGAGGTAACCCACAACCATCAACAGGGGATTTACGGCGCCCAGGCAACGGCAGCCTGCGTTTTTCTGGCACGCACAGGAAAAACTAAAGCAGAGATTCGGGATTATGTCGAGGATAAATTCCATTACGATCTGCAGCGAACACTGGAAGAGATTCGCCCGCATTATGTGTTTGATGTTTCCTGTCAGGGTTCTGTGCCGGAATCGATCATCGCCTTTCTGGAGTCAACCGATTTCGAATCTGCCATCCGCAATGCAATTTCACTGGGCGGCGATGCCGACACGATGGCTTGTATCGCCGGTGCGATCGCCGAACCCTTTTATGGGGGCGTGCCTGAAGAAATATCACAACAGGTCTTACCCCTGTTGGATGACCGGATTCGGAATATGTTGCAAACGTTTCATGACCGTTTTATTACCGACAGTCCCCTGAAGTCAGATAGAAATGAAAACGATGCAACTGAATCTCACTGA
- a CDS encoding SMI1/KNR4 family protein: MSWKDQILKFCSEAEFFPGAKPHEIKQAEAELGVVLPEDLASLLQESNGVEGEYGLGLIWPLERIVRENKEFREYPDFPELYMPFDHLLFFADAGNGDQFAYPIQAGEIRRLDVFVWNHEEDSRTCCAPSLSAYLERWLTGELLL, from the coding sequence ATGTCCTGGAAAGATCAGATTCTGAAGTTTTGCAGCGAAGCCGAATTCTTTCCCGGTGCAAAGCCGCATGAAATTAAGCAGGCGGAAGCCGAACTGGGAGTCGTTCTACCAGAGGACCTGGCGAGTCTGTTGCAGGAATCCAATGGGGTCGAAGGCGAATACGGGCTGGGGCTGATCTGGCCGCTGGAGCGTATTGTCCGGGAAAATAAAGAGTTTCGCGAGTACCCGGATTTTCCGGAATTGTATATGCCTTTCGATCATCTGCTCTTCTTTGCGGATGCCGGCAATGGGGATCAGTTCGCCTATCCGATCCAGGCAGGAGAAATCCGCAGACTCGATGTGTTTGTCTGGAACCACGAAGAAGACAGTCGAACCTGCTGTGCCCCGTCGCTGTCGGCGTATCTGGAACGCTGGCTCACTGGAGAGCTGTTGTTATGA
- the aroE gene encoding shikimate dehydrogenase has product MTKPLNFKQELTCVFGQPVAENPTQCMIEAAYQACGLEWRYLTIEVAPENLEQAVEGLRAMGFRGANLTIPHKVEVIQYLDGISDAAAMMGAVNCIVRQGDHLLGDNTDGKGFVQSLKEVTDPQGKKIVMFGAGGAARAIGVETALAGAAEITIVNRSAERGAALVKLLNEKTEVRTRFELWDGDFTLADDVDVVINATSIGLYPDVDAVFPLDFSSLKPNMIISDVIPNPPETHLLREAAKIGCPTLDGLGMLVNQGVIGFQLWTGVDPDPKVMRAALEEVFGV; this is encoded by the coding sequence ATGACGAAGCCGTTGAATTTCAAGCAGGAACTGACGTGCGTTTTCGGGCAGCCAGTGGCAGAGAACCCGACCCAGTGTATGATTGAGGCGGCTTACCAAGCTTGTGGTCTGGAATGGCGGTATCTGACGATTGAGGTCGCGCCTGAAAATCTGGAACAGGCGGTTGAAGGTTTGCGGGCGATGGGCTTTCGCGGGGCCAATCTGACGATTCCCCATAAAGTCGAAGTCATTCAATACCTGGACGGCATCAGCGATGCGGCGGCGATGATGGGAGCCGTCAACTGTATTGTCCGCCAGGGCGATCACCTGCTGGGTGATAATACGGATGGCAAAGGTTTCGTACAGTCATTAAAAGAAGTGACCGATCCGCAGGGGAAGAAGATTGTGATGTTCGGTGCCGGCGGAGCAGCCCGGGCGATTGGCGTGGAGACGGCACTCGCGGGAGCAGCGGAAATCACCATCGTGAATCGCAGTGCCGAGCGCGGCGCAGCGCTGGTGAAGCTGCTGAATGAAAAAACCGAAGTGCGCACCCGCTTCGAATTATGGGACGGCGATTTTACTTTGGCTGATGATGTCGATGTCGTCATCAACGCCACCTCAATTGGCCTGTATCCTGATGTGGACGCGGTCTTCCCCCTCGATTTCAGTTCACTCAAACCGAACATGATTATCTCGGACGTGATCCCCAATCCTCCCGAAACCCATCTGCTCCGTGAAGCAGCCAAAATCGGCTGTCCGACGCTCGACGGCCTGGGCATGCTGGTCAACCAGGGCGTGATCGGTTTTCAACTCTGGACCGGCGTGGACCCCGATCCCAAAGTCATGCGGGCTGCGCTCGAAGAAGTTTTCGGCGTCTGA